One window of Nocardia nova SH22a genomic DNA carries:
- a CDS encoding acyl-CoA dehydrogenase family protein, which translates to MLLEFDSEQRLWRDTVREAVGKRCPATLIREIADKDGDPMPLWRNYIELGWTELTGETSAVELAIVLEELGRATDPTPYLATMTQFAPLAPEFTDPARAATAVFDGVDAVLDADGWVLSGTAHHVLDGDRAEQFAVVTGAGVFVIPATEVQARRTAIFDPVLHVAEVRFDGVRAAHDRRTTVDVRRARQFATTAMAVTMVGACQRILDLALEHVCNRQQFGVPIGSLQAVKHKAADMHVAIERARALAYFAALTIAEDDPRRRLAASMAKAGAGECQNVVFRNGLQLFGAMGFTWENDLQFALKRAQAAELMLGGAAEHRALIAEECRATDI; encoded by the coding sequence ATGCTTTTGGAGTTCGACTCCGAACAACGACTGTGGCGCGATACCGTGCGCGAGGCGGTCGGCAAACGCTGCCCCGCGACCCTGATCCGGGAGATCGCCGACAAGGACGGCGATCCGATGCCGTTGTGGCGCAATTACATCGAGCTCGGCTGGACCGAGCTGACGGGTGAGACCTCCGCGGTGGAGCTGGCGATAGTCCTCGAGGAGCTGGGCCGGGCCACCGACCCCACTCCGTATCTGGCGACGATGACGCAATTCGCGCCGCTGGCACCGGAATTCACCGATCCTGCCCGCGCCGCGACCGCGGTGTTCGACGGCGTGGACGCGGTTCTCGACGCCGACGGGTGGGTGCTCAGTGGCACCGCCCACCACGTCCTCGACGGTGATCGCGCCGAGCAGTTCGCGGTCGTGACCGGCGCGGGGGTGTTCGTGATACCCGCGACCGAGGTCCAGGCCCGGCGCACCGCGATTTTCGATCCGGTGCTGCACGTCGCGGAGGTCCGTTTCGACGGCGTGCGTGCCGCGCACGACCGGCGGACCACGGTCGACGTGCGCCGCGCGCGCCAATTCGCCACCACCGCAATGGCTGTCACGATGGTCGGCGCCTGCCAGCGGATCCTGGATCTGGCCCTCGAGCATGTGTGCAACCGGCAGCAGTTCGGTGTGCCGATCGGGTCGTTGCAGGCGGTCAAGCACAAGGCCGCCGATATGCACGTGGCCATCGAACGGGCCCGGGCGCTGGCCTATTTCGCGGCGCTGACCATCGCCGAGGACGATCCGCGGCGGCGCCTGGCCGCGTCGATGGCCAAGGCGGGTGCGGGCGAATGTCAGAACGTGGTGTTCCGCAACGGTTTACAGCTGTTCGGCGCCATGGGTTTCACCTGGGAGAACGACCTGCAGTTCGCGCTCAAGCGGGCCCAGGCCGCCGAGCTGATGCTCGGCGGCGCGGCCGAACACCGGGCGCTGATCGCCGAGGAGTGCCGTGCAACTGACATTTGA